In one window of Rhodopseudomonas palustris HaA2 DNA:
- a CDS encoding trifunctional serine/threonine-protein kinase/ATP-binding protein/sensor histidine kinase, translated as MKTITAPLDFVTRNADFGVYRIRNGAAQPRLLLIAEASEPCALQRLEREFELTRSLDPGLVVRPHEMVSAQGRPALVVDDHGARPLAESFGHPASVPSLLRRAIGVTQALGHIHDHGLVHRNLRPDTIWIDAADRVWLTGLGGASRSRRERRELAPHDAPPGSPIYISPEQTGRVNRSVDSRSDLYVLGIILYQMLASGSLPFHASNPGQWIHHHIARRPNPLPAAGAATAAIERLIFLLLEKSADDRYQTAAGVERDLRACLAAWESRGHTAGVRLTTHDASGVVRMPEKLYGRDAEINAILAAYHRAASTGVTEWVLISGYSGAGKSSTVKELRKSLTPSNGCFISGKFDQYKRDIPFATLAQAFHSLVRQILGQDSEALARWRTSLQAALGDHGELMVNLVPDLSLVIGDQPALREMPQQERRSLFQAVLGRFVAAIARPEHPLLLFLDDLQWMDKATSEFLIRLANDPQANHLLVVGAYRDNEIDPEHTLSKVLESIRSSQSHIEEIHLAPLDQVHIRALVADALRCEPDEVAPLAALIHRKTGGNPFFAIQFFSSLLNEQLVGFDASRQRWTWNVDLIEGKGFTDNVLDLMSRKLDRLPARTRAIVRIFSCLGMSADAALLARLSDMASDEVHDGLQELVAHELVLRADDDYRFVHDRVREAAYRLIDPADLPAAHLEIARHFATSIPAWPDALFRIVNHYNLGAALIETESERLAVARLNREAGRAAMKAIAYSSAHVYFTTALAMLGEQRWTRHADLVFEVEYQRAECEFLTGAMVEAEARLHDLVGRAPDAHTKAFVVALQITLYTATDRSDRAIETCLANLRDSGIVWPRHPDRAEAGAEYQLLVQRLGSRPIDSLIDLPTITDQSRAAPLAVMSAALAPAFFTDLNLVCLLLCRMANISVQHGNCDASALAYAYLGMVVGPCFGDYDAAFRFGDLGLRLVETRGLGHYKARVHLTYGAHVLPWARPLHEAQPYLRLAFEEAIETGDLTYAGFSSCTLITNRLSAGDPLDEVEVEAGARLALMHRAKFGLIVHIITTQLQFVKSLRNETVAIGSLNSEGFDEEAFERQLAANRSLDIALCWFWIRKMQACYFAGDYSVAFVALLKAEPLLWTTVGHHEYSIFHFYVGVISAALAESPSPPEPRAELEQRLAEAHRRMAAWEVHNPGNYKSATALLAAEIARLQNRPYEAMQLYQQAVASSRRVRVSQVEAIAHELAARFCHQQGFDTAAQAHLVRARDCYRQWGASAKVEQLDRAHPDLAATLPATAQMPLSIAESFDLAAVVKTSEAVSSEPGVHRLMETLMTLVLEHAGAQRGLLILPQGDALAIRAEARTGDQGIQVLLRDDIASADELPTSMVNLAARTGEPITIDDAQYSPFSDDAYVVKAASRSVLCLPLMKRNKLIAVIFLENDLAPGVFTPAKLSVLKLLSSQAAISLKNAFLEEKDALVEALQKSQSDLMRMSRLTAIGELVISIAHEINQPLTAIITNADVCLRWLGNEQPSIAEAQSAARRVIENGRRAAEVVQTIRGLAVKSTPPMSPVDINAVAREILTILQSELRQNNIHLETRLTESDAVVVGSKVQLQQVLLNLSMNAIESMTAIEGRRTLTVASAIGDADEVVVSVTDNGLGFDENWIDQMFEALVTTKPQGMGMGLSISKSIVEAHGGRLWASSIKPHGARFQFSLPRSH; from the coding sequence GTGAAGACCATTACCGCTCCGCTCGACTTCGTGACGCGCAATGCGGATTTTGGCGTCTACCGGATCAGGAACGGCGCGGCGCAGCCGCGTCTGCTGCTGATCGCCGAGGCCTCCGAACCGTGCGCGCTGCAGCGACTGGAGCGGGAGTTCGAGCTGACCCGCAGCCTCGATCCTGGCCTCGTCGTTCGTCCGCACGAGATGGTGTCGGCGCAGGGCCGCCCGGCGCTGGTGGTCGACGATCACGGCGCACGGCCGCTGGCGGAATCGTTCGGACATCCGGCATCGGTGCCGAGTCTGCTGCGCCGCGCGATCGGAGTGACGCAGGCGCTGGGCCACATCCACGATCACGGCCTGGTGCATCGCAATCTGCGCCCCGATACGATCTGGATCGACGCAGCGGATCGCGTCTGGCTCACAGGTCTCGGCGGTGCATCGCGTTCGCGCCGGGAGCGCCGCGAACTCGCGCCCCACGACGCGCCACCCGGTTCACCGATCTACATTTCGCCGGAACAGACCGGACGGGTCAATCGCTCCGTCGACAGCCGCAGCGACCTCTATGTTCTCGGCATCATCCTGTATCAGATGCTGGCCTCGGGCAGCCTGCCGTTTCATGCGTCCAATCCCGGCCAGTGGATTCACCATCACATCGCGCGCCGCCCCAATCCGCTGCCGGCCGCCGGCGCGGCGACCGCCGCGATCGAACGCCTGATCTTTCTGCTGCTGGAGAAATCGGCCGACGACCGCTACCAGACCGCGGCCGGTGTCGAGCGGGATCTGCGCGCCTGCCTCGCGGCCTGGGAAAGCCGAGGCCACACCGCGGGCGTCCGGCTGACCACGCACGACGCCTCTGGCGTTGTCCGCATGCCGGAGAAGCTGTACGGCCGGGATGCCGAGATCAACGCGATCCTCGCCGCCTATCATCGCGCCGCCTCGACCGGCGTGACCGAATGGGTGCTGATTTCCGGCTACTCCGGCGCCGGAAAATCCTCGACCGTCAAGGAACTTCGCAAGAGCCTGACGCCGAGCAACGGCTGCTTCATCTCGGGCAAGTTCGATCAGTACAAGCGCGACATTCCGTTCGCCACGCTGGCGCAGGCGTTCCACTCGCTGGTACGCCAGATCCTCGGCCAGGACAGTGAGGCGCTGGCGCGGTGGCGGACCTCGCTGCAGGCGGCGCTCGGCGACCACGGCGAGCTGATGGTCAATCTGGTGCCGGATCTGTCGCTGGTGATCGGCGATCAGCCGGCGCTCCGCGAAATGCCGCAGCAGGAGAGACGCAGCCTGTTCCAGGCCGTGCTCGGCCGCTTCGTGGCCGCGATCGCCCGCCCCGAACATCCGCTGCTGCTGTTCCTCGACGATCTGCAATGGATGGACAAGGCGACATCGGAATTCCTGATCCGGCTTGCCAACGATCCCCAGGCCAATCATCTGCTGGTGGTCGGCGCCTATCGCGACAACGAGATCGATCCCGAACATACGCTGAGCAAGGTACTCGAGAGCATCCGCTCGAGCCAGTCGCACATCGAGGAGATCCATCTGGCGCCGCTCGACCAGGTCCACATCCGGGCCCTGGTGGCCGACGCGCTGCGCTGCGAACCCGACGAGGTCGCGCCGCTGGCGGCGCTGATCCACCGCAAGACCGGCGGCAACCCGTTCTTCGCCATCCAGTTCTTCTCCTCGCTGCTAAATGAACAGCTCGTTGGTTTCGACGCGTCCCGGCAACGCTGGACCTGGAACGTCGATCTGATCGAAGGCAAGGGCTTCACCGACAACGTGCTCGACCTGATGAGCCGCAAGCTGGATCGGCTGCCGGCGCGGACGCGTGCGATCGTGCGGATCTTCTCCTGCCTCGGCATGAGCGCGGACGCCGCGCTGCTGGCGCGGCTCAGCGACATGGCGAGCGACGAGGTTCACGACGGACTGCAGGAGCTGGTCGCGCACGAACTGGTGCTGCGCGCCGACGACGACTATCGCTTCGTTCACGACCGGGTCAGGGAAGCCGCCTACCGACTGATCGACCCGGCCGACCTGCCCGCGGCGCATCTGGAGATCGCCCGCCATTTCGCCACCAGCATCCCGGCCTGGCCGGACGCGCTGTTTCGCATCGTCAATCACTACAATCTCGGCGCCGCGCTGATCGAGACGGAGTCCGAGCGGCTCGCGGTGGCGCGGCTCAACCGCGAAGCGGGTCGCGCCGCCATGAAGGCGATCGCCTACAGCTCGGCGCATGTCTATTTCACCACCGCGCTGGCGATGCTCGGCGAACAGCGGTGGACGCGGCACGCCGACCTCGTCTTCGAGGTCGAGTACCAGCGCGCCGAATGCGAATTCCTGACCGGCGCGATGGTCGAGGCCGAGGCCCGGCTGCACGACCTGGTCGGCCGGGCGCCGGACGCCCACACCAAGGCGTTCGTGGTCGCGCTGCAGATCACGCTCTACACCGCGACCGACCGCAGCGACCGCGCCATCGAGACCTGCCTCGCCAATCTGCGCGATTCCGGCATCGTCTGGCCGCGGCACCCCGATCGTGCGGAAGCGGGCGCCGAATATCAGCTGCTGGTGCAGCGGCTCGGCAGCCGCCCCATCGATTCGCTGATCGACCTGCCGACCATCACCGACCAGTCGCGCGCCGCGCCGCTGGCGGTGATGAGCGCGGCGCTGGCGCCGGCGTTCTTCACCGATCTCAATCTGGTCTGCCTGCTGCTGTGCCGGATGGCCAATATCAGCGTCCAGCACGGCAATTGCGACGCCTCGGCCCTGGCCTATGCCTATCTCGGAATGGTGGTCGGCCCCTGCTTCGGCGACTACGACGCGGCGTTCCGCTTCGGCGATCTCGGGTTGCGGCTGGTCGAGACGCGCGGCCTCGGGCACTACAAGGCCCGCGTCCACCTGACCTACGGCGCGCACGTGCTGCCCTGGGCGCGGCCGCTGCACGAGGCGCAGCCCTATCTGCGCCTCGCCTTCGAGGAAGCGATCGAGACCGGCGATCTGACCTATGCGGGTTTCTCGTCGTGCACGCTGATCACCAATCGGCTATCGGCCGGCGATCCCCTCGATGAAGTCGAGGTCGAGGCCGGCGCCCGGCTAGCGCTGATGCATCGGGCGAAATTCGGCCTGATCGTCCACATCATCACGACGCAGCTGCAGTTCGTCAAATCGCTGCGCAACGAGACCGTCGCCATCGGCTCGCTGAACAGCGAGGGATTCGACGAGGAGGCGTTCGAGCGGCAACTCGCCGCCAACCGCAGTCTCGACATCGCTCTGTGCTGGTTCTGGATCCGCAAGATGCAGGCCTGCTACTTCGCCGGAGACTATTCTGTGGCGTTCGTTGCGCTGCTCAAAGCCGAACCCTTGCTGTGGACCACGGTCGGCCATCACGAATATTCGATCTTCCACTTCTATGTGGGCGTGATCAGCGCCGCCCTTGCCGAATCGCCGAGCCCGCCCGAACCGCGCGCGGAACTCGAGCAGCGGCTTGCGGAAGCGCATCGACGGATGGCCGCCTGGGAAGTGCACAATCCGGGCAACTACAAGAGCGCGACGGCGCTGCTCGCCGCCGAAATCGCACGGCTGCAGAATCGACCTTACGAGGCGATGCAACTCTATCAGCAGGCGGTCGCGTCGTCGCGCCGGGTCCGGGTGTCGCAGGTCGAGGCCATCGCTCACGAACTTGCGGCGAGGTTCTGCCACCAGCAGGGCTTCGACACCGCCGCGCAAGCTCATCTCGTCAGGGCCCGCGACTGCTATCGTCAATGGGGCGCCTCCGCCAAGGTGGAGCAGCTCGATCGGGCCCATCCCGACTTGGCCGCGACGCTGCCGGCGACCGCGCAGATGCCGCTCAGCATCGCCGAGAGCTTCGATCTGGCCGCGGTGGTGAAGACCTCCGAGGCGGTTTCCAGTGAACCCGGCGTTCACCGCCTGATGGAAACGCTGATGACCCTGGTGCTGGAGCATGCCGGCGCCCAGCGCGGCCTGCTGATCCTTCCGCAGGGAGACGCCTTGGCGATCCGCGCCGAAGCGCGCACCGGCGACCAGGGCATCCAGGTCCTGCTGCGCGACGACATCGCCTCGGCGGACGAACTGCCGACCTCGATGGTGAATCTCGCCGCACGCACCGGCGAGCCGATCACCATCGACGACGCGCAGTACAGCCCGTTCAGCGACGACGCCTACGTCGTCAAAGCGGCATCGCGCTCCGTGCTCTGCCTCCCGCTGATGAAGCGCAACAAGCTGATCGCCGTCATCTTCCTCGAGAACGATCTCGCCCCCGGCGTTTTCACCCCGGCGAAACTGTCGGTGCTGAAGCTGCTGTCGTCGCAGGCCGCGATCTCGCTGAAGAACGCCTTCCTGGAAGAGAAGGACGCGCTGGTCGAGGCGCTGCAGAAATCACAGTCGGACCTGATGCGGATGTCGCGGCTGACGGCGATCGGCGAACTGGTGATCTCGATCGCGCACGAGATCAATCAGCCACTGACGGCGATCATCACCAATGCGGACGTCTGCCTGCGCTGGCTCGGCAACGAACAGCCGTCGATCGCCGAGGCCCAGAGCGCCGCCCGCCGGGTCATCGAGAACGGACGGCGGGCCGCCGAGGTGGTGCAGACCATTCGGGGGCTCGCGGTGAAATCGACGCCGCCGATGTCGCCGGTCGACATCAACGCGGTCGCGCGCGAGATCCTGACGATCCTGCAGAGCGAATTGCGCCAGAACAACATCCACCTCGAGACGCGGCTGACCGAGAGCGACGCCGTCGTCGTCGGCAGCAAGGTGCAACTCCAGCAGGTGTTGCTCAATCTGAGCATGAACGCGATCGAGTCGATGACGGCGATCGAGGGACGGCGCACCTTGACGGTCGCCAGCGCGATCGGCGACGCGGACGAGGTCGTGGTGAGCGTCACCGACAACGGGCTCGGCTTCGACGAGAACTGGATCGATCAGATGTTCGAGGCGCTGGTGACCACAAAGCCGCAAGGCATGGGCATGGGGCTGTCGATCAGCAAGTCGATCGTGGAAGCGCATGGCGGCCGGCTGTGGGCAAGCTCGATCAAGCCGCACGGCGCCCGCTTCCAGTTCTCGCTGCCCCGCTCGCATTGA
- a CDS encoding alpha/beta fold hydrolase — protein sequence MSSGYVKTKDGVDIYYKDWGPKQAQPIVFHHGWPLSSDDWDAQMLFFVAQGYRVVAHDRRGHGRSSQVELGHDMDHYAADAFAVAEHLDLKNAVHIGHSTGGGEVARYVAKFGEPHGRVAKAVLVSAVPPLMLKTETNPGGLPIEVFDGFRKALADNRAQFFLDVPAGPFYGFNRPDAKTLTGVVNNWWRQGMMGSALAHYDGIKAFSETDQTDDLKAITVPTLVLHGEDDQIVPIDDSAKLSVKLLKNGKLKTYPGFPHGMLTTHADVLNADLLAFVKE from the coding sequence ATGAGCAGCGGATACGTCAAGACAAAGGACGGCGTCGATATCTACTACAAGGATTGGGGCCCCAAGCAGGCTCAGCCGATCGTGTTCCATCACGGCTGGCCGCTGTCGTCCGACGATTGGGACGCGCAGATGCTGTTCTTCGTCGCGCAAGGCTACCGCGTCGTCGCGCATGATCGCCGCGGTCACGGCCGCTCGTCGCAGGTCGAACTCGGCCACGATATGGATCACTACGCCGCCGACGCCTTCGCCGTCGCCGAGCATCTCGACCTCAAGAACGCCGTGCATATCGGCCATTCGACCGGCGGCGGCGAAGTCGCGCGCTATGTCGCCAAGTTCGGCGAGCCGCACGGCCGCGTCGCCAAGGCGGTGCTGGTCAGCGCCGTGCCGCCGCTGATGCTCAAGACCGAGACCAACCCCGGCGGCCTGCCGATCGAAGTGTTCGACGGCTTCCGCAAGGCGCTCGCCGACAATCGCGCCCAGTTCTTCCTCGACGTTCCCGCCGGCCCGTTCTACGGATTCAACCGCCCGGACGCGAAGACGCTGACGGGCGTCGTCAACAATTGGTGGCGCCAGGGCATGATGGGCAGCGCGCTGGCGCATTACGACGGCATCAAGGCGTTCTCCGAGACCGACCAGACCGACGACCTCAAGGCGATCACCGTACCGACCCTCGTCCTGCATGGCGAAGACGACCAGATCGTGCCGATCGACGATTCGGCGAAGCTCTCGGTCAAGCTGCTGAAGAACGGCAAGCTGAAGACCTATCCGGGCTTTCCGCACGGCATGCTCACCACCCATGCCGACGTTCTGAACGCGGATCTGCTCGCTTTCGTGAAGGAATAA
- a CDS encoding amidohydrolase — MTDAPDLILHRGLFTTLDRANPTASAVAIKGGRFAAVGHDRDILPTAGPSTRVIDLKGRRVLPGLIDNHLHIIRGGLNFNMELRWDGVRSLADAMNMLERQVAITPPPQWVRVVGGFTEHQFVEKRLPTIEELNAVAPDTPVFLLHLYDRALLNGAALRAVGYTRDTPEPPGGEITRDANGNPTGLLLAKPNANILYATLAKGPKLPFDYQVNSTRHFMRELNRLGVTGAIDAGGGFQNYPDDYAVIQKLDDEGLLTIRLAYNLFTQKPKGEKDDFLNWTRTSKYKQGNDYFRHNGAGEMLVFSAADFEDFRVPRPDMPAEMEGELEEVVRVLVQNKWPWRLHATYDETISRALDVFEKVNQDTPLEGLHWFFDHAETISDRSIDRIAALGGGIAVQHRMAYQGEYFVERYGIGAAEATPPVKKILDKGVKVSAGTDATRVASYNPWVSLSWLVTGRTVGGMRLTPQRNCLDRETALRMWTENVTWFSNEEGNKGRIAVGQLADVVVPDRDYFACSEAEIADTTSLLTMVGGKVVYGAGDFAKLDDTAPPPAMPDWSPVRRFGGYAAWADDESGAKVAATAMRMCGCANSCNVHGHDHATAWSSKLPIADLKSFWGALGCACWAV; from the coding sequence ATGACCGACGCGCCGGACCTCATCCTGCATCGCGGGCTGTTCACCACGCTGGATCGCGCCAACCCCACGGCGAGCGCGGTGGCGATCAAGGGCGGCCGCTTCGCCGCGGTCGGTCACGACCGCGACATCCTGCCGACGGCCGGGCCGTCGACGCGGGTGATCGACCTGAAGGGCCGGCGCGTACTGCCCGGGCTGATCGACAACCATCTTCACATCATTCGCGGCGGGCTGAATTTCAACATGGAGCTGCGCTGGGACGGCGTGCGCTCGCTGGCCGACGCGATGAACATGCTCGAGCGCCAGGTCGCAATCACGCCGCCGCCGCAATGGGTGCGCGTCGTCGGCGGCTTCACCGAACATCAGTTCGTCGAGAAGCGGCTGCCGACCATCGAGGAGCTCAACGCGGTGGCGCCGGACACGCCGGTGTTCCTGCTGCATCTGTACGATCGTGCGCTACTCAACGGCGCGGCGCTGCGCGCCGTCGGCTACACCCGGGACACGCCGGAGCCGCCGGGCGGCGAGATCACCCGCGACGCCAACGGCAATCCGACTGGGCTGCTGCTGGCGAAGCCGAACGCCAACATCCTGTACGCCACGCTGGCCAAGGGCCCGAAGCTGCCGTTCGACTACCAGGTCAATTCGACCCGGCATTTCATGCGGGAGCTCAACCGGCTCGGCGTCACCGGCGCGATCGACGCCGGCGGCGGCTTCCAGAACTATCCCGACGATTACGCGGTGATCCAGAAGCTCGACGACGAGGGGCTGCTGACGATCCGGCTCGCCTACAACCTGTTCACGCAGAAGCCGAAGGGCGAGAAGGACGATTTCCTGAACTGGACCAGGACCTCCAAATACAAGCAGGGCAACGACTACTTCCGTCACAACGGCGCCGGCGAGATGCTGGTGTTCTCCGCAGCGGACTTCGAGGATTTTCGCGTGCCGCGACCGGACATGCCGGCGGAGATGGAAGGCGAGCTTGAGGAGGTCGTCCGCGTCCTGGTGCAGAACAAATGGCCGTGGCGGCTGCACGCGACCTATGACGAGACGATCTCGCGCGCGCTCGACGTGTTCGAAAAGGTGAATCAGGATACGCCGCTGGAGGGGCTGCACTGGTTCTTCGACCACGCCGAGACGATCTCTGACCGCTCGATCGACCGCATCGCGGCGCTCGGCGGTGGCATCGCCGTTCAGCATCGCATGGCCTATCAGGGCGAGTATTTCGTCGAGCGCTACGGCATCGGCGCGGCGGAGGCGACGCCGCCGGTGAAGAAGATCCTCGACAAGGGCGTCAAGGTCTCGGCCGGCACCGACGCGACGCGGGTGGCGTCGTACAATCCGTGGGTGTCGCTGTCGTGGCTGGTCACCGGTCGCACCGTCGGCGGAATGCGCCTCACGCCGCAGCGCAATTGCCTCGATCGCGAGACCGCGCTGCGGATGTGGACCGAGAACGTCACCTGGTTCTCCAACGAAGAAGGCAACAAGGGCCGGATCGCAGTCGGCCAGCTTGCCGATGTCGTGGTGCCGGACCGCGACTACTTCGCCTGCAGCGAAGCCGAGATCGCCGACACGACATCGTTGCTGACGATGGTCGGTGGCAAGGTGGTGTACGGCGCCGGCGACTTCGCCAAGCTCGATGACACCGCGCCGCCGCCGGCGATGCCGGACTGGTCGCCGGTGCGGCGGTTCGGCGGCTATGCGGCCTGGGCGGACGACGAGTCCGGCGCAAAGGTCGCTGCGACGGCGATGCGGATGTGCGGCTGCGCCAATTCCTGCAACGTCCACGGCCACGACCACGCCACGGCGTGGTCGAGCAAGCTGCCGATCGCCGATCTCAAGAGCTTCTGGGGAGCGCTCGGCTGCGCCTGCTGGGCGGTGTGA
- a CDS encoding XapX domain-containing protein yields the protein MKLYLLSLGAGLLVGVIYSLLDVRSPAPPLVALVGLLGILAGEQIVPVARQIIAGHGLAAAWHQAKCAPHMFGSLPGRSDQAPMQTARRNPPEKT from the coding sequence ATGAAGCTCTATCTGCTGTCGCTCGGCGCCGGCCTTCTGGTCGGCGTCATCTACAGCCTGCTCGACGTCCGCTCGCCGGCGCCGCCACTGGTGGCGCTGGTCGGGCTGCTCGGCATCCTGGCCGGCGAACAGATCGTCCCGGTGGCGCGGCAGATCATCGCCGGCCACGGCCTGGCCGCCGCCTGGCATCAGGCGAAATGCGCGCCGCACATGTTCGGATCGCTGCCGGGGCGAAGCGACCAGGCGCCGATGCAGACGGCGCGCCGCAATCCACCGGAGAAGACCTGA
- a CDS encoding hydrolase: MSKLDMLTPDNSAIALIDYQPAMYQGVQSHDRLVVFNNIQILAKAAKLFKIPTVLTTVAKDSFSGPFMPEVTDLFPSHDIIDRTSMNSWLDPNFRKAVAATGRKKFVIAGLWTEACVMFPTLDMLKEGFEIYIPADACGDLSVEAHNRSMERAIQAGAVPITSCQYAFELQQDWARSETYEGMMDILRAHSPYGIQIRFSKWALGEHASEGGTKAA; this comes from the coding sequence ATGTCGAAACTGGATATGTTGACCCCGGACAACAGTGCGATCGCGCTGATCGACTATCAGCCGGCGATGTATCAGGGCGTGCAGTCCCACGACCGGCTCGTCGTGTTCAACAACATCCAGATTCTCGCCAAGGCGGCGAAGCTGTTCAAGATCCCGACCGTGCTGACCACGGTGGCCAAGGATTCGTTCTCCGGCCCGTTCATGCCCGAAGTCACCGATCTGTTTCCGAGCCACGACATCATCGACCGCACCTCGATGAATTCCTGGCTCGACCCGAATTTTCGCAAGGCGGTGGCAGCGACCGGTCGCAAGAAGTTCGTGATCGCGGGACTGTGGACCGAAGCCTGCGTGATGTTTCCGACCCTCGATATGCTGAAGGAAGGCTTCGAGATCTACATCCCGGCCGACGCCTGCGGCGACCTGTCGGTGGAAGCGCACAACCGCTCGATGGAGCGGGCGATCCAGGCCGGCGCGGTGCCGATCACCTCGTGCCAGTATGCGTTCGAGCTGCAGCAGGATTGGGCGCGCAGCGAAACCTACGAGGGCATGATGGACATTCTGCGCGCGCACTCGCCCTACGGCATCCAGATCCGCTTCTCGAAATGGGCGCTCGGCGAGCACGCCTCCGAGGGCGGCACCAAGGCCGCGTAG